One Georgenia wutianyii DNA segment encodes these proteins:
- a CDS encoding DoxX family protein — translation MSTLRTAARLALGLAMVGAGVGHLTSQREEFQAQVPDWFPVDADLTVVVSGVAEIALGASFLALPRHKRVIGALLAVFYVVIFPGNVAQWLEGTDAFGLDTDRKRLVRLFFQPLLVLWALYGGGWLARRREPDPGKEDGARS, via the coding sequence ATGTCGACACTGCGCACCGCCGCCCGCCTGGCCCTCGGACTCGCCATGGTCGGCGCGGGGGTGGGCCACCTCACGAGCCAGCGCGAGGAGTTCCAGGCCCAGGTGCCCGACTGGTTCCCGGTGGACGCGGACCTCACCGTGGTCGTCTCCGGGGTCGCCGAGATCGCCCTCGGCGCCTCGTTCCTCGCCCTGCCGCGCCACAAGCGCGTCATCGGCGCCCTGCTGGCGGTGTTCTACGTCGTCATCTTCCCGGGCAATGTCGCGCAGTGGCTCGAGGGGACCGACGCCTTCGGCCTCGACACCGACCGCAAGCGCTTGGTCCGGCTGTTCTTCCAGCCGCTCCTGGTCCTGTGGGCGCTGTACGGCGGTGGCTGGCTCGCCCGGCGCCGGGAGCCGGACCCCGGGAAGGAGGACGGCGCGCGGTCCTGA
- a CDS encoding alpha/beta fold hydrolase produces the protein MATFVLVPGAGGSAWYWHLVERELRARGHTTVAVDLPADDDTAGLDAYAAAVVAAVPDGSEDLVVVAQSMGGLTAPLVADRLAVRLVVLVNAMIPRPGETGGEWWEVSGQGEAMEAYAHSLGLTPEDLSDPVVLYGHDVPPDLFAESGRRTRDQSGRPFADPWPLAAWPDVLTRVVTGSRDRLFPRDFQHRLARERLGVVPDDVEGGHAVALSRPAELAALLDRYAHEAPRAASTP, from the coding sequence ATGGCAACCTTCGTCCTCGTCCCCGGTGCCGGCGGGTCCGCCTGGTACTGGCACCTCGTCGAGCGCGAGCTGCGCGCCCGTGGCCACACGACCGTCGCCGTCGACCTTCCCGCCGACGACGACACCGCCGGGCTGGACGCCTACGCGGCGGCCGTCGTCGCCGCGGTGCCGGACGGCAGCGAGGACCTCGTCGTCGTCGCCCAGTCGATGGGAGGGCTGACCGCCCCGCTCGTGGCCGACCGGCTGGCGGTGCGGCTCGTGGTCCTCGTCAACGCGATGATCCCGCGGCCCGGCGAGACCGGCGGTGAGTGGTGGGAGGTGAGCGGCCAGGGAGAGGCGATGGAGGCGTACGCGCACAGCCTCGGCCTCACCCCCGAGGACCTCTCCGACCCGGTGGTGCTCTACGGCCACGACGTGCCCCCGGACCTTTTCGCCGAGTCCGGACGGCGGACGCGCGACCAGTCCGGGCGCCCCTTCGCCGACCCGTGGCCCCTCGCGGCGTGGCCCGACGTCCTCACCCGGGTCGTCACCGGCAGCCGTGACCGCCTCTTCCCGCGAGACTTCCAGCACCGCCTCGCCCGCGAGCGCCTCGGCGTCGTGCCCGACGACGTCGAGGGCGGGCACGCGGTGGCGCTCAGCCGGCCCGCCGAGCTGGCCGCACTGCTCGACCGGTACGCCCACGAGGCGCCACGGGCGGCCTCGACCCCTTGA
- a CDS encoding ArsR/SmtB family transcription factor: protein MDALFERDGRSLGELEDVVAGHVEMTRFGVSKHLRLLEAAGLVSTRKVGRVKEHYLNPVPIQQIHRRWIGKYTDRARTADALIELKERLEDTTPDQE from the coding sequence ATGGACGCGTTGTTCGAGCGGGACGGGCGATCGCTCGGCGAGCTCGAGGACGTCGTCGCCGGCCACGTCGAGATGACGCGGTTCGGGGTGTCCAAGCACCTGCGCCTCCTCGAGGCTGCCGGGCTGGTGAGCACCCGCAAGGTCGGCCGGGTCAAGGAGCACTACCTCAACCCTGTCCCGATCCAGCAGATCCACCGCCGGTGGATCGGCAAGTACACCGACAGGGCGCGCACCGCGGACGCCCTGATCGAGCTCAAGGAACGACTCGAGGACACGACCCCGGACCAGGAGTGA
- a CDS encoding SRPBCC domain-containing protein, producing the protein MATSVIHSIYIKAPAQRIWDAITTSEDTKRWGYGGAVEIDQRPGGAYRNLTTPEMREMGMGDTAIEGEVLEIDPPRRLVLAWRPTWHPEMPSTTLTWELTEFPGGQTKVTLTHDVSAAPELFEEVDGGGDPQGGGGGWPWSLSGLKTLVETGSPMDD; encoded by the coding sequence ATGGCCACCAGCGTCATCCACAGCATCTACATCAAGGCACCGGCCCAGCGGATCTGGGACGCCATCACCACCTCGGAGGACACGAAGCGGTGGGGCTACGGCGGGGCGGTCGAGATCGACCAGCGACCCGGCGGCGCCTACCGCAACCTCACGACCCCCGAGATGCGCGAGATGGGCATGGGCGACACCGCGATCGAGGGCGAGGTGCTCGAGATCGACCCGCCGCGCCGCCTCGTCCTCGCCTGGCGCCCGACGTGGCACCCGGAGATGCCGAGCACGACCCTCACCTGGGAGCTCACCGAGTTCCCCGGCGGCCAGACCAAGGTCACGCTCACCCACGACGTCAGCGCAGCGCCCGAGCTCTTCGAGGAGGTCGACGGCGGTGGGGACCCGCAGGGCGGTGGCGGCGGCTGGCCGTGGTCGCTCTCCGGCCTCAAGACCCTCGTCGAGACCGGGAGCCCGATGGACGACTGA
- a CDS encoding class I SAM-dependent methyltransferase, translating to MEDRHELAVGLVAAREPAAVLEVGCGPGATMARLAGRLPRARFVGIDRSATAIARATARLGEVVGSGRVELRQCALADLDVPDASVDAALAVDVNLFWTSAAVSELAALRRVLRPGGVLHLVFHTPAPGPRVLPRAGRTLERGGWRVTGVAGHGALAALTAAPPA from the coding sequence GTGGAGGACCGTCACGAGTTGGCCGTGGGTCTCGTCGCGGCCCGCGAGCCGGCGGCGGTGCTCGAGGTCGGCTGCGGGCCAGGCGCGACGATGGCGCGGCTCGCCGGCCGCCTGCCCCGCGCGCGCTTCGTGGGGATCGACCGGTCCGCGACGGCGATCGCGCGCGCGACGGCGCGCCTCGGGGAGGTCGTCGGCTCCGGACGGGTGGAGCTGCGGCAGTGCGCGCTCGCCGACCTCGACGTGCCCGACGCGAGCGTGGACGCGGCGCTCGCGGTGGACGTCAACCTCTTCTGGACCTCGGCCGCGGTCAGCGAGCTCGCGGCACTGCGCCGGGTGCTGCGGCCCGGGGGAGTGCTCCATCTCGTCTTCCACACCCCCGCGCCGGGACCGAGGGTCCTGCCGCGCGCCGGGCGCACGCTGGAGCGGGGCGGCTGGCGGGTCACCGGTGTGGCCGGTCATGGCGCGCTCGCCGCGCTCACTGCCGCACCGCCCGCCTGA
- a CDS encoding alpha-amylase family protein, translating into MSRITETSDQWWKTAVIYCLDIETFFDSDGDGIGDVAGVNERIDYLARLGVTCLWLMPFYPTPNLDDGYDVTDFYGVDPRLGSHGDVVELIRTAKDRGMRVIADLLINHTSDQHPWFKASRRSKDNPFRDYYVWRADTPPDTSDQTVFPDKEDGIWTFDERTEEWYLHHFYSHQPDLNVANPKVRDEIMKVIGFWLELGLDGFRVDAVPFFLEDVGMTGADADAMAQPHDHLKNIRAFLSRRRGDAIMLGEVNVPREEQVTYFGEGHQLHMMFDFVTMQQMYLSLARRDAGPLAEALRSRPEIPEDCQWATFVRNHDELTLDKLTEEERQEVFAAFGPEERMQLFGRGLKRRVPPMVDGDPRRVRLVYSLLFSLPGTPSLFYGEEIGMGEDLDAEGRMAVRTPMQWSPERNGGFSTARPSRLVARPVPDGYGPQFVNAWEQMRDPDSLWSFIRHLIQIYRSHPELGRGTFSLLDQPNPEVLAHQVTWEGRAVVAVHNLGGEARTVPLTVDAPAGSVLECLLGRENVEVGDGGAVELVLDGYGYRWFHVHHPGGLRLP; encoded by the coding sequence ATGAGCCGCATCACCGAGACCTCCGACCAGTGGTGGAAGACGGCAGTGATCTACTGCCTCGACATCGAGACCTTCTTCGACTCCGACGGCGACGGCATCGGTGACGTCGCGGGCGTCAACGAGCGGATCGACTACCTCGCCCGGCTCGGCGTCACGTGCCTGTGGCTCATGCCCTTCTACCCGACGCCCAACCTCGACGACGGGTACGACGTCACCGACTTCTACGGGGTCGACCCGCGCCTGGGCAGCCACGGCGACGTCGTCGAGCTGATCCGCACCGCCAAGGACCGCGGCATGCGGGTCATCGCCGACCTGCTCATCAACCACACCTCCGACCAGCACCCCTGGTTCAAGGCCTCGCGCCGCTCGAAGGACAACCCGTTCCGGGACTACTACGTCTGGCGCGCGGACACCCCGCCGGACACCTCGGACCAGACCGTCTTCCCCGACAAGGAGGACGGGATCTGGACGTTCGACGAGCGCACCGAGGAGTGGTACCTCCACCACTTCTACTCCCACCAGCCCGACCTCAACGTCGCCAACCCCAAGGTGCGCGACGAGATCATGAAGGTCATCGGCTTCTGGCTCGAGCTGGGGCTCGACGGCTTCCGGGTGGATGCCGTGCCCTTCTTCCTCGAGGACGTCGGGATGACCGGCGCCGACGCCGACGCGATGGCCCAGCCGCACGACCACCTGAAGAACATCCGCGCCTTCCTCTCCCGGCGGCGCGGGGACGCGATCATGCTCGGCGAGGTCAACGTGCCCCGCGAGGAGCAGGTGACGTACTTCGGCGAGGGCCACCAGCTCCACATGATGTTCGACTTCGTCACGATGCAGCAGATGTACCTGTCCCTCGCTCGCAGGGACGCCGGGCCGCTGGCCGAGGCGCTACGCAGTCGCCCGGAGATCCCCGAGGACTGCCAGTGGGCGACGTTCGTGCGCAACCACGACGAGCTCACCCTCGACAAGCTCACCGAGGAGGAGCGCCAGGAGGTCTTCGCCGCGTTCGGCCCGGAGGAGCGCATGCAGCTCTTCGGCCGCGGCCTCAAGCGCCGGGTGCCACCGATGGTCGACGGCGACCCGCGCCGGGTGCGACTCGTGTACTCCCTGCTCTTCTCGCTGCCCGGCACGCCGTCGCTGTTCTACGGCGAGGAGATCGGGATGGGTGAGGACCTCGACGCCGAGGGACGCATGGCGGTGCGCACCCCGATGCAGTGGTCACCGGAGAGGAACGGCGGGTTCTCCACCGCGCGTCCCTCCCGGCTGGTCGCCCGGCCCGTGCCCGACGGCTACGGCCCGCAGTTCGTCAACGCGTGGGAGCAGATGCGCGACCCGGACTCGTTGTGGAGCTTCATCCGCCACCTCATCCAGATCTACCGCTCCCACCCCGAGCTCGGCCGCGGGACGTTCAGCCTCCTCGACCAGCCCAACCCCGAGGTGCTCGCCCACCAGGTCACCTGGGAGGGGCGCGCCGTCGTCGCCGTGCACAACCTCGGCGGCGAGGCCCGCACCGTCCCGCTCACCGTGGACGCGCCGGCCGGCTCGGTGCTCGAGTGCCTCCTCGGGCGGGAGAACGTCGAGGTCGGCGACGGCGGAGCGGTCGAGCTGGTCCTCGACGGGTACGGCTACCGCTGGTTCCACGTCCACCACCCCGGCGGGCTGCGCCTGCCGTAG
- a CDS encoding ABC transporter substrate-binding protein codes for MTLAHPRRRALLAAPAVLALTLAGCADTSDTGGSDTGTDDGTGGGSITVGTTDVIFSLDPAGSYDNGSFLVQNQVFPFLLNTPYGSPDVEPDIAESAEFTGPSEYTVTLKEGLTFANGNELTSSDVKFSFDRQLAIADPNGPSSLLYNLQSVETPDELTVVFTLKGENDQTFPQVLSSPVGPIVDEEVFSATELTPADDIVEGQAFAGQYAITDYAENELVRYEAFADYGGMLEPAQTPTVTAQYFTEETSLKLAVQQGDVDVAFRNLSPTDLADLADDENVTVHDGPGGEIRYIVFDFTTQPFGTQTPEADEAKALAVRQAAAHLIDREALSQEIYQGTYTPLYSYVPEGLSGAAEPLLEMYGDGEGGPDAAAAAAVLEEAGIPTPVALNLQYSPDHYGNSSDEEYALIEQQLEADGLFDITLQSTLWDTYNGERVEHAYPAYQLGWFPDYSDADNYLSPFFLTENFLVNDYSDQAVNDLILDQATEPDPAAREAKIAEVQRLVAEDLSTLPYLQGAQVAVAQNDVTGVTLDASFKFRYAPLSR; via the coding sequence ATGACCCTTGCCCACCCTCGGCGCCGCGCGCTCCTCGCCGCGCCCGCCGTCCTCGCGCTGACCCTCGCCGGCTGCGCCGACACGAGCGACACCGGCGGCAGCGACACCGGCACGGACGACGGCACCGGTGGCGGGAGCATCACGGTCGGCACGACCGACGTGATCTTCTCCCTCGACCCGGCCGGCTCCTACGACAACGGCTCCTTCCTGGTCCAGAACCAGGTCTTCCCGTTCCTGCTCAACACCCCCTACGGCAGCCCCGACGTCGAGCCGGACATCGCCGAGTCCGCCGAGTTCACCGGGCCCAGCGAGTACACGGTCACCCTCAAGGAGGGCCTGACCTTCGCGAACGGAAACGAGCTCACCTCCTCGGACGTGAAGTTCAGCTTCGACCGGCAGCTCGCGATCGCCGACCCGAACGGGCCGTCCTCGCTGCTCTACAACCTCCAGAGCGTCGAGACGCCGGACGAGCTCACCGTCGTCTTCACGCTCAAGGGCGAGAACGACCAGACCTTCCCGCAGGTGCTCTCCTCCCCGGTCGGGCCGATCGTCGACGAGGAGGTCTTCTCCGCCACCGAGCTCACCCCGGCGGACGACATCGTCGAGGGCCAGGCCTTCGCCGGCCAGTACGCGATCACCGACTACGCCGAGAACGAGCTCGTCCGCTACGAGGCCTTCGCCGACTACGGCGGCATGCTCGAGCCGGCGCAGACCCCGACCGTCACCGCGCAGTACTTCACCGAGGAGACCTCCCTCAAGCTCGCGGTCCAGCAGGGCGACGTCGACGTCGCCTTCCGCAACCTGTCCCCCACCGACCTGGCCGACCTCGCCGACGACGAGAACGTCACCGTCCACGACGGCCCCGGTGGGGAGATCCGCTACATCGTCTTCGACTTCACCACCCAGCCGTTCGGGACGCAGACCCCCGAGGCGGACGAGGCCAAGGCGCTGGCCGTGCGCCAGGCGGCCGCCCACCTCATCGACCGCGAGGCGCTGAGCCAGGAGATCTACCAGGGCACCTACACCCCGCTGTACTCCTACGTGCCCGAGGGCCTGAGCGGCGCCGCCGAGCCGCTGCTGGAGATGTACGGCGATGGTGAGGGCGGGCCCGACGCCGCCGCCGCGGCGGCCGTGCTCGAGGAGGCCGGCATCCCGACGCCGGTCGCGCTCAACCTCCAGTACAGCCCCGACCACTACGGCAACTCCTCCGACGAGGAGTACGCCCTCATCGAGCAGCAGCTCGAGGCAGACGGGCTGTTCGACATCACCCTGCAGTCCACGCTGTGGGACACCTACAACGGCGAGCGGGTCGAGCACGCCTACCCCGCCTACCAGCTCGGCTGGTTCCCGGACTACTCCGACGCGGACAACTACCTCTCCCCGTTCTTCCTCACGGAGAACTTCCTCGTCAACGACTACTCCGACCAGGCCGTCAACGACCTCATCCTCGACCAGGCCACCGAGCCAGACCCGGCCGCGCGCGAGGCGAAGATCGCCGAGGTCCAGCGCCTCGTCGCCGAGGACCTGTCGACCCTGCCCTACCTGCAGGGCGCCCAGGTGGCCGTCGCCCAGAACGACGTCACCGGCGTCACGCTCGACGCGTCCTTCAAGTTCCGCTACGCGCCGCTGTCACGCTGA